From Piscinibacter gummiphilus:
GAACATGGGTTTCGCGCTGAAGCTCGCCGGCCAGTCGAAGGCGCAGGTCAAGGAGTCGGTCGGCCGTGCGGCCGAAATCCTGCAGATCACCCACCTGCTCGAGCGCAAGCCCAAGGCGCTCTCCGGCGGCCAGCGCCAGCGTGTGGCCATCGGCCGCGCCATCGTGCGCAAGCCCAAGGTCTTCCTTTTCGACGAGCCGCTGTCGAACCTCGACGCCGGCCTGCGCGTGCAGATGCGCATCGAGCTCTCGCGCCTGCACGCCGAGCTGGGCACGACCATGATCTACGTCACCCACGACCAGGTCGAGGCGATGACGCTCGGCGACCGCATCGCAGTCTTCAACGCCGGCCGCATCGAGCAGGTGGGCACGCCCCTCGCGCTGTACGAGAAGCCCGCGAACCAGTTCGTGGCCGGCTTCCTCGGCTCGCCGCGCATGAACTTCATCCCCTGCACCGCCGAGCGCAGCGAGCGCGACGCCGTGCAGCTGCGCATGGGCCAGGCTGGCGCGCTGCGCCTGCCCGGCACGCACCTGCGTGTGAACGGCGGCGAGCTCGTGCTGGGCATCCGCCCCGAGCACCTGCAGATCACCCAGGCCGGCGACGGACTCGCTGCGCGCGTGGCGCTGCTCGAACACCTGGGCGACTCGACCATCGTGCACGCGACGCTGCATGGCAGCGAGCACACCGTGGCGCTGCGCGTGCCGGCCGACCACACCCCCCTTTCCACCGGCGACGCCGTGGGCCTGGCGCCCCAGCCCGGCCGCTCGCTCTTGTTCAAACCCGACGGGCAGGCGCTGGCCCTGCACTGAACCGAGACCCGTTCCCACCCTGGGCCGAGAGGCCCGTCACCACCGCCGCAAAGACGGCACTCACCACCCACGAAAGAGACGAGGAGCAACCATGAAGACCCTTCCCCTGTTCACCGCCCTGGCGCTCGCCGGCGCCGCCGGCAGCGCGCTGGCCGCACCGCCCATCGAG
This genomic window contains:
- a CDS encoding sn-glycerol-3-phosphate ABC transporter ATP-binding protein UgpC, which produces MSTLTLRSVRKSYDDGAEVIKGVDLDIADGEFTVFVGPSGCGKSTLLRMIAGLEDISAGDIFIGGDCINDVPPAERGVAMVFQSYALYPHMTVAENMGFALKLAGQSKAQVKESVGRAAEILQITHLLERKPKALSGGQRQRVAIGRAIVRKPKVFLFDEPLSNLDAGLRVQMRIELSRLHAELGTTMIYVTHDQVEAMTLGDRIAVFNAGRIEQVGTPLALYEKPANQFVAGFLGSPRMNFIPCTAERSERDAVQLRMGQAGALRLPGTHLRVNGGELVLGIRPEHLQITQAGDGLAARVALLEHLGDSTIVHATLHGSEHTVALRVPADHTPLSTGDAVGLAPQPGRSLLFKPDGQALALH